A genomic segment from Melanotaenia boesemani isolate fMelBoe1 chromosome 9, fMelBoe1.pri, whole genome shotgun sequence encodes:
- the LOC121646182 gene encoding integrin-linked protein kinase, translating into MDDIFTQCREGNAVAVRLWLDNTENDLNQGDDHGFSPLHWACREGRSNVVDMLIMRGARINVMNRGDDTPLHLAASHGHRDIVGKLIQCKADTNAANEHGNTPLHYACFWGQDEVAEDLVNNGALVSICNKYGEIPLDKAKPHLRELLREKAEKMGQNLTKIPFKDTFWKGTTRTRPRNGTLNKHAGVDYKQLSLLAKINENQSGELWQGRWQGNEIVVKVLKVRDWTTRKSRDFNEEYPKLRIFSHPNVLPMLGACQSPPAPHPIIITHWMPYGSLYNVLHEGTNFVVDQTQAVKFALDIAYGMAFLHTLEPMIPRHYLNSKSVMIDEDMTARISMADVKFSFQCPGRMYSPAWVAPEALQKKPEEINRRSADMWSFAVLLWELVTREVPFADLSNMEIGMKIALEGLRPTIPPGISPHICKLMKICMNEDAAKRPKFDMIVPILEKMQDK; encoded by the exons AGATGACCATGGCTTCAGCCCTCTTCACTGGGCATGCAGGGAGGGCCGCTCCAATGTGGTGGACATGCTCATCATGAGAGGAGCACGCATTAACGTCATGAACCGAGGAGATGACACGCCTCTGCACCTGGCTGCCAGCCATGGACATCGCGACATTGTGGGAAAG CTGATTCAGTGCAAAGCAGACACCAACGCAGCCAATGAACACGGGAACACGCCACTGCATTATGCCTGCTTCTGGGGCCAAGATGAAGTGGCTGAG GACCTTGTGAATAATGGGGCTCTGGTGAGCATCTGTAACAAATATGGGGAAATTCCCCTGGACAAAGCCAAACCTCACCTGCGAGAACTCTTAAGAG aaaagGCTGAGAAAATGGGACAGAACTTGACTAAAATCCCCTTCAAGGACACATTCTGGAAAGGCACAACCAGAACTCGACCCC GCAATGGCACTTTGAACAAACATGCAGGCGTTGACTACAAACAGCTCTCTCTGCTtgctaaaataaatgaaaaccagTCTGGAGAG CTGTGGCAAGGACGTTGGCAAGGAAATGAAATTGTTGTGAAAGTGCTAAAAGTTCGTGACTGGACCACAAGGAAGAGTCGAGACTTTAACGAGGAGTATCCCAAACTCAG GATATTTTCCCACCCAAATGTCCTACCTATGTTGGGAGCATGCCAGTCTCCTCCCGCCCCTCACCCCATCATCATCACACACTGGATGCCTTATGGCTCCCTGTACAACGTGCTGCATGAAGGCACCA ATTTTGTGGTGGACCAGACACAGGCAGTCAAGTTTGCTCTGGACATTGCTTATGGGATGGCCTTCTTGCACACACTTGAACCCATGATCCCTCGCCATTATCTCAACAGCAAGAGCGTAATG ATCGATGAAGACATGACAGCGAGGATCAGCATGGCAGATGTCAAGTTCTCCTTTCAGTGTCCTGGCAGGATGTACTCGCCTGCATGGGTGGCCCCTGAGG CACTGCAGAAGAAGCCGGAAGAGATCAACCGTCGCTCTGCTGACATGTGGAGCTTTGCTGTCCTGCTGTGGGAGTTGGTGACCAGAGAAGTGCCATTTGCTGACCTGTCCAACATGGAGATAGGCATGAAG ATTGCCTTGGAGGGTTTGAGGCCTACCATACCCCCGGGTATCTCGCCACACATTTGCAAGCTCATGAAGATATGCATGAACGAAGACGCAGCTAAGAGGCCTAAATTTGATATGATTGTGCCAATTCTGGAAAAAATGCAGGACAAGTGA